From the Onychostoma macrolepis isolate SWU-2019 chromosome 13, ASM1243209v1, whole genome shotgun sequence genome, the window TAGTCagtatcacacgaagagtgccagTTTTCACCTCTACAAATCAGTATGGTTACAAAGGTGATActgattttatgcaacagttaaataaacaagaagttaatattaagagacttgcgttttagacaccatattgcctgtttttgctctatttcgccaacaaaaataatttcaaacagcCACAGCGCtattttgcgtctctgagcaacatagCAGtgtgttcctgaatgaatcaactgtttaaatgattcggttcaatcacAATGAATCACTTattgacttgctgccacctactggcggttttaatttcacatttaaagtagcttttcatttttaaagtttctaaatatcagttttcaatgttttatgtttaaaataacaaaaaatttttcatgcatttgtaactgcaggttaaatgcatttatgtccctctgagctgaATTAAATAGTATGTAAATAGACCTACATCTGAATGCCTCTTCAGATGCAGTTTCTGAGTTTCCTCTGCAttccaaagatgaattttgttgatatgATCATTGGTTTGGTAACagccaaatgtcttattattctaattgactgattaaatgtaagaatttgactcaaaagatgatgcacacttttagaaaaaaaaaaggctttataaaggtaaaaattcccataaaatgtaaaaatcaatttaaacttattggaaaagattaatttctatcactgctgtgaactgaccagcacacagaatatgaaggatatcaaaaacaagttttacacacacacacacacacacacacacaccagatttttgtatttttattttaatttattttctatttttgttttatttatttatttattgatatatttgtatttgcattttgaatgtaatttggCAATTAAATGGGTTTAGTTTTCATGGTAATTAATgtataaaaatttacatttttctaaaaaggaaacaaattagttgtttattttaagagacctatcttattttctcttgtgttAGGTTTCTACCTAATAAGACATATGACAAGTGTCAGTTCTAGGAATAAAAGGACAAAATCTGTGAATGTTgtgatttttacataaatacatcTTATAATGCATTACCATAGCCTGTTCGTGGACAAAATGTTAGttctaaaattattttgataaaacCCATCTTCTTAGATTTATTTTACAGCTTGATTAGTAATTGAATCTTCCTGTTAATGAGTCCAGATGTTATGAGGCTCATATTCATGGgtatttatttgtgtatgtgtgtgtatagttGTGAGCAGGGGAGCTTGGGTGAAATGAAGAATGAGGCTGTGGCACTGGGTGGCACTGCCAACCCTCTGCTGGCAGGCCTAGAGCACTACATGGAGGCCAGTCCACCAGTAGTGGGCCTCATGAAGAGGTAACAGAGGAATGATTAAAATGGAGACAGAGAGATACCAGTCTGTTACGGCATAAGAGACAGACATTGGTAACTCGGCCAAAGtgtattcatattttcatatgtaatatattttggtGAGATCTCTCTTGCTCCATTTTGTGTTTTGGGTGCGATTTATTGTGTGCTGTGTAAATGGAGTTCCCTTCAgtaagaacaaaacatttttacatttcgaTATATGTTGAATTTTAGTGGCATTTAAGTTATGCAGTATACACACAAAGATGTaaaaaggaaaatgagaaaaacagtgTAAACAAATCATGatgtgtattttatgtatttggaTTATAAAAAATGATCAGTACCAAACTGCaactttgagagagaaaaaaattaagttgcAAACATAGCTTCATACAGCCAAAATATCTTAAGAAACATAAACATATCTACAGTACCTACCCtagtgaaaatattttttttttcactttttaattgctttttaatggtaaacacaaaatgtaatttttaaaaaatacataaacattttatttacatacttGAATACATTATCTGTCATGTTAAATATTTAGGATCAAAATGTTTTCACAACCTTTTCacaactggaaaaaaaattacacgCTTGTGCTTGCTGGGTTAGTGGTCTGTTGAACACGTTTGGCTTTAAAGCTGGTTGAGTTGGTTTGCTGTGAACTAAACCTGCGTTGTTTTTGGTTGTGCTTTGATCGGGCAGCTGACATGACTTTTTAACACGCATGAGGTGAAAGTGTATGGTTTACCACACTAGATCGATGTACAGCGTGAGAAGCGTCCTCCTTAACAGGAAGCCATGTTTGAGTGTGGCGTGTGTATATTTGCGGTCGTAGTGTGTGTACGTTCAGTTTTTTTCCTGTTGAGAGAGTTATCAACACATTATTACATCTGGTTGCAATTGCATAGACTTGTGTGGACACAGACAGATGAGATCTACATTCATACGTGACATACTTGACATGTTTTAAGGGTGTACTTCATGTTAGTTTCTCTCAGCTAAATACAGCTAAATCCTGTCAGAGTCAGCTGTTTTTAtactatttatgtttttattaatatttatgtattcttTTCAGATTGTGGTTTTTCGATAGAAGGGCAATAGAAGTGCTCAGGGAAGGGCAGAGGATTGTGGGTATTGAAATTCTGCCTGACAGTGCAGTAGGGAGTGGCTGcagttctgtaattcattcagaCATACAGTATGCCAAAAGGCCTCAAGTAAGTTTTAGCACATACAAGCATAATTGCTGTAACTTAAACTGCAGTACAGCTGTCTGACTTTCCAGTTATGCCAGAGAAGGGTTATAAACGTTTTTCTTGCCTCCTCTGAATGGGAGTGGCAGCTTCCAGTCATAATCATttactgaaaaaagaaaaaggctgCATGGTTGAGCCTGTTGTCATCTATATCAGCAAGTTGGCAGATCACATGAGTGCTGTGGTCCAATCAGAGAGAAACCCATGAGGATCTGCTTTCTCATTTGTTTCCATTTGAGGTGTAGGTGATTGAtagattttttgtttaaaatgacagGCAAAAATTTGTTAGCTAAGCTGTCTCTGTTCTGTTAATACCCCTGGAGGCACAGAAAGAAGCACACTAAGGTGAGACAGGCAGTGTGGGGGAAGCATGGTTGTCATATTAGATCAGCTGTAGCTACTTTATTGGGTTGTTAGTCACTGACTGTGTTTCAGCTCTTGAAACGTGATATGCAGAGTCACAGTGATTCACCAGGTTCTATATCGTCTGCAGTAATAAGGTTGTTAGAACATTTAGCAGGTTTTTTTGGCTGGTGCTGTTCTGTCATACATGTATGTAGTCAGTAACACCGGGTCTGTAATGGATGCTAAAAGCATTGAAGCATTAACCTTGCTCTAAAACAGCATGTGATAAGTCCATAAGACTTCAGGCTGTGTCTTTTATGAAGGCTTTTACTTGGCAAACACTCATTTCacctttttaaatttacaaaaagatTTTAGCATCTTGATTTTAATCTCaatgaaaatttgatttaaaaatttgaaatactACTCATAAATTTGAAATGAGGAAATGAAGTGGTACCCAAtgggtaagtaaataaataaataaataaataaatcatggcACTGTGTATagtaaaaccttttttttttttttacacagaagaaaaatattatttagtttcttatttaattACATCCTTGAAACAAAGTAAAATCACTTGAGAAGCAGAAttgaatataatgaaaatacTCATTTTCATTGAATATATCTTGAATAAAGTTTATTAATTCGCTAAATTAATTCACTAAAATTTGTTagatatgtttaaaataaaaaatgtcactGAGGTAAGAAAAATCTTAATTCTAGATatattcttgaaaaaaaaaaaagaataatgattattattttttgcagtgtgtgtgtgtgtgtggtttttgaattttacacatttaaagtGCTTAGTTGTGCCTATGCATGAGCTCTCATCCTGTCTCTGGCATGAGGTGGAGTGGAGTGCTTTGGCTTGGTGTGGAATGAACAACTGATTGTTTCTCAGAGCAGTTTTATTCTAATGTATCTTTTTTGGTGAACGCTGATAGCTGTGATGGTGACGAAGTTTCTGCTGAGACCGCATCACTGGCCCAAGCCCACTTGTCTAGCGAATCTCAGCAACATGTTCCATCCCTCAGTCCTTTGGCTGCCCAGATGGATTATGAACTCCAGGAAGCTTTAAGGGAATGTGAAGATGAAATGGCTGCTCTTGGCATATCCTCCCATGCAGACACATGGACTGCAGGTGATCTGGACAGGTTTTATTCTGTAAGTGATGATAAAAATCAAACCGAGAAAGCTGAAGTCGAAAAGGATTTTGGTTCATCTTCACATAAACCTGCCGAATTTCATGAAGGTTGCCATGGAAATGAAGGAGCGCACACAAATGACTCCACAGCGGGTGAAGAGGGGGTGTTTAGCTTCAGAGATTATCTTCTAGGAAGAAAGCAAAGTAATACATGTGCAGCTGGAGCTGAGGATGTCAAAAACATTGAGGATATAACAGAAAACCACACTGAAGAAGCAAGCCAGCTGTCAAAGGCAGAACAGCAAAAAAAGTCAGAGATAGAGACAAAAATAGACACAGCTGAGAACATAGCTGGTCAACAAAAGACACATACCATATGGACAGGTACACAAACAACATCAGAGATTGATGCGGAAAAGGAAACACTTACCCAGGATCAATCAATACAAGACATCTGCTCTTTGAAAAACACCCTGGAGGGTGAGAGTTCACAAGATGAAGACGGAATAAATGTTATAGCAACCCAGAGAGAAACAGGAATAATTCAAGAGACAAATCCTTCGAATGAAGAAGTCAGAAGTTCTGAAAAAGCTGCACAGATGATTCAGAACTCggatgaaataaaaatagagaCACACAGTCAGTTAATTAGTGATTTACTGGCATGCCCATCCACACAAACGGCTAAACATTCTGGTCACACGTTGCATTTAGAAGCTAAAATAAGCATACAGCCAAACATACAGAAACAGGTGGAGTCAGGGACACATCAGCAGATAAGTGGACCGAtagaaacaaacacaaaagtaGGATCAAGCCTTGACCATCAAAGACAGGAATTAGGACTCCCAGAACAGCTGAGTCCTGAGGGTAAACAATTGATCTGCTCCCCACCTCCAGAACGCGAAGCTCATCTTTCCCTGGCTGAGGCTCCACCTGCATTGTTACTGGACTCTCCAGAGGGGCCTGAGCAAAATGATAACCAGAATCAGACAGATGGACCCTGCAAATCAATATCAGAAGGTGAAACCATACACCACAACCACTGTACAACAGGGGAAGTcaaacatgagaaaaatgtgtCTGCTGTTGTGATTGATTTCTGCCAAGCTACAACAGCCCCTGAACATGAGCCCATAGGGAGATGTGACTTAGAGACATATCCACTGGAGCAGGAGAATGGACCTCCTTTAGGCGGTGGAGCTGGCGCACTCGCACCACTGTGGGGGAATTCGCACGCTTTGAGCCGAGCCGGTgcagaagaggaggaggaggaagagagtGCCCTTGAATGGGCTTCAGCAGAGTCCACTGCCTCCACATTGCTACAAATAACACCCATGATGCCAGAAATGATAGAAAGCGAGGGAGAGAAGAAGAGAGGTGAAGCGTTCCAAAGTGCCGCAATAATATTACAAGCAGCAGAGAGAGAATCGGCAGTGCTGGAAGCGAATGAGTCTCCGAGCTCAGAGGAAACATTAAGTGAATTTATAGCTGAAAAGGGACAAGAATGCACCTCAGTAATTTTTCCAGACATTAAGTGCTCACCTGTTCAGAAAGAGGAGGCGACTGAGGAGAGCTGTGGCAACTCGACGGAGAGTGAGGGGAAAGGAGGGGGTCTACAGATCGCACTCTCCCCAGCCGGAGACAAGGATACAGGCACGGTCGGCACAGAGGACAAAGCTCTGGTCACCTATTCCTCTCCAGGCGTCCTTGGAACATGTGACTGGAAGGTGGAGACTTCCCGATCAAAGGAGAGAAAAGGAGAGAGCGAAGAGGAGGGGAAAAAGGCAAGCGAAGGCGGAGCACAGAACGCAGCACATGCTGGCAGGGTGTCACAGACAGAGGCAGCGACCGAGACGTGTCCATCCCATCGCATCACAGCATCACCAATGGCAACACAAGACCAGAGTGACCTCATCCATCCGGTCACAGCAGGCACAGCCCCATTTCCTCTGACCATCAACAGAATAAACGACTGCGACTCCATCAGCCCACCCCCTCCTCTTTCCCACATAAACTCTACAAAGACAGAAGCGCAGAGAGAGGAAGAAGCTAATCTGAATCGGAGCCCAATTGCATCAGGAGCAGACCTGCCAGGCAGTGATAGATCACTTCCACCAGCAGCTTCTTTAGAAAACGAATGTCTCTCTGAGCAAGCCAACGATCAACAGGTACAGTGCTCTTCACAGACTAGAACCGCAAGCTGTGACACATCCGTCAAGACAGAGACAcagcaacaaaaacaagaaataacTCCTACAAGTGAAGATACATCTCGATCAACTAAGCTTCAAATAAACATGAGGGATATCGCCGCAAGTTGTACCAAAATGGAAGGGTCTCCAAAAGGTATGCAGAGCTCTTTTGAGAACCAAAATGATACAACCCTGAAATGCCAAATGACTGAATGTGCTTCTCTGCCCCCATTGATGGTATTTGAAAGTCTACATCATCCAGTAAAAGAGGCTAGCTTCAACTTTAAAGGTTTTCTCAGCATCAGTAAACCAGCACTTCCTCCTCAGACAGAACTGACCACTGGCCAGAGAAATACTGACCTGGATGGAGCAGAAAATGAACCTACTGCCTCTGAAGAAGAaggtaaagaaaaaaatggaaagcagagagaaaatgtggaaattacatttaatgagTCAAAGGACTGCAGAGAAATGACCAGTACATCTCAAATGCAGGGTGCGACTACTGTAAAACTTGgagaaaatgttaatgtaaatataagtagCTGTGAAGACGACGGAAAAGTGACAGATGAAAATCCTGATGTCAGTAAGAGAAATCCTGTTTCATCACTGTCAGCTGCAGGTGAGACCACCTGTATTACTGAAGATAAAGATGTGGTTAATGAAACTCTGGAAGCAATTGAAGTAAGTAAAGAGAAGcaagaaaataaagaatatttgaATGCTACTCAGACCACTACAAATAATACCAATGAGTCAGCATCCACTGAGAAGAACAGCGTTTTATTACCGGATGTATCTCCACAAGGGGGTCGTAACAGCAGCCCTGCTGTGGATGGTGAGCAGGCTGATATGACTGTGTCTGAAGGAGTTGAACAAAGACATACAGAAATTCTTCTTGCCACCAAGAAAAAGCTGGATGAAGAGACTGATGAATCAAAGGGATGTGGGTTGCCTGAAGCAGGTGATATAGAACTAACATGTCCAGGTAATTCAGAGAATCTTGTGAATGACAGTCGAGAGCATGAGTCAAATCCAGAAAAATATACACGTGAAGTTGAGTCAAAGGTAAAAACCAGCTCCATGTCTCCAGCAGCAGCCCCATACATAGACAGCATGTGCCACTGCACTCAACCAGACAAGAAATCCAACACTGAGCAGCTTACTACAATCTCAGAGATGCAATTTCTGTCAAAAGCAGATAAGTGTGACGACATGCTGCCCTATCAGACTGAATCACAGTTCAGTAATGAAATGATGAAAAATGATGCAGCGGATGCTGGGGACAAAACTGTCCCTTCTCTTCCTGCAGCGGAGACTACAGTACCAGCACAAAGGGATCTTTCCTCAGCTACCACACAAAGCACTAACAGTGATGCCAGGGATGTGTCCGTCATTGTACTAAAGGCTCCAGGCCCAATGCTGAGTCACTGTGAGTCCGTTAATGACTGTGATATTGCTGTAGCAGGACCCGGGGAGGATTGCAGTGTgaactgtgtgtgtgattcTGACACAGAGATTGCAATAAATATTACAGACAAATCTAATCAACAACTGGATGTGAATGAAGAGATGTTAAGATCTCAAAATGCAGATGATCTGCTTTACTCTGTTGGTGTCTCCACACAGGAAATTGCAGCATCATCTGGGAACCATTTGCTTACAACTGACAGACCAGTACAGGCAGGTGATTCACCGCTAATGTTAAAGAACCCAGATATTGTTGTAAATGCAAAGATGAAACAGAATGACCGATATAAGGGTGTTGGAGAATTGGAGGTTGTTAGAAAAGAGAAGAGTGAAGGACATTTAAATTCTGTACATGATAATGATTTATGCAATGCCCCTACAAATGCTACTACAGAAAATGAGGTAATTAATAAAGACACGTCTGAAGAATTCAAGCATTTGAAGGGGGGAGAGGACAACAAGGAAACTAAAGAAAAATCCaatgcaaaaaatgaaactaGTGCCTCTCAGGAAGAAGGGAATGAACAAAAAAATGGAAAGCAGAGGAACAAAGGAACGAGGAAGGAACAAGTAGTAATGCATATTAAGGAGCAGAAGCATAATAGAGAAGAGACAAATTCCTGTGAAACATCCTGTGCTGATGAAATGCTTAATTCTCAACCTGCTTTGACAATGCAACCCAGTCCTAATGATGAAATCAAATGTGATTCACTCCTGATGCACTTGGAAGACAATCTCGTCGTTACACTTCTGACTGAGGAGCCTGTTCAACATGTATCTGacaatgtaaaaattaataaaagtgtATCAAAAGGATCGAGTCAGGTGAAGGGAGGAAAGCTAAACAGGGAGTTTGTGCAAGAAAATGAGgtacaaaatttaaaattcattGCAGAAAAGGACAgcaaaaaaagtacaaataccTCCCAAGAACAGAAAGAGACTGCTGCAAAAGAAAAAGCTGATCAAACACAAGGAGAAAATCAGACATTAATAAACCTCTTCGATCTatcaggagaaaaaaaactattagATGAAACCATTCCAAGAGGAAAATTGCAGTCTAGCCCTATGCCTGATCCTGGTTTATCCTCTGAAGGGATTATAGAAGAGGCTCTGGGTTGTAGAGGGGCACTAACTGACAAATCTCCTCCAGTCGTTGATCACACCCTGTCTACATTGGTGAATACTTCTCCTGAGAGAGACCACACACAAGATCCAAGGTGTTTGAGCCAGCCAGATTTGGCATTTTCACAATCCCAAGAGCTCCAGCTGCAACAGAAGTTTATGAGTGCCCCAGAAGAAATGTTAAGTGTGAGTAAAGGCAACGTTTTAGAAAATGCTGAGACCAATAGTCATGCAAATGCTGAGGCAAGTGAAAAGCAAGAGAAGGTGGTGATGCACTGTAGTGCAGAGGCTCCAAGATCCCTAAACAGCACATCAGAGAGTGCCATGACAGAGGGCTATGACAAAGATTTTGCCGAGTTCAATATATGTCCAGAGAATGAAAAGAAGACAATACAAACAATAGATCTAAATGGTGGGAAATTTCCTGTTTGTGgtgaaaataattcaaatgaaatcCAAACTCAGTCAGCTCCAAACATGTCTGTAACAGCATCGTCAGCTTCTGAAACTTTAGAAGTCAAACTGGTTATAGAGGCTACAGAGGCAAAAGAGCCTGCCATCTCAGCATCACAGGAAAGTGTGAGTAAACATGCAGATTGTATCAAATCACAGGTCAGTGCGGATGAACATGGGAATGTGTGGAACGAAATCCCTGACACCAAGAAAGGCTCAGAATTTCCTGTAAATCACTCAAGTGGGTTCTCTGTGATTCCCACCCTCTCACACCATGAAGCAGGGCTAAAAACAGAAGAGAAATGTTTAGACTCTGTTACCACTGGAAACACTGAGATCCGTTCTGATTCAATGAGTGATGTTGCACAGATGTTTACAGCAGAACCTTCCCAAATTCAGCAAGAGAAAGAATTCATTTTTCAGTCCTCCGATTGCCAGCTCTCCACCACCACATCCTCTGCTTCTGTACTCCAAAAAAGTATTAAAGAGGAAAAAGAGATAAGTGTGGATCAGGCCCCTACAGATGCACTAGAACCTAACACTCCTATTTCCACTCCCCATTCTGAGACAGCCGCCTGGAGGATGGAGCAGCTTAATAAGCATTTGTCAGAGCAATTCCCAGACGGTGCACAAAACACAGAGGAGCAGAACACACAGTGTTCTGAACAGCAGTTACAACATGTAAGAACTTGTTTGGACACTGAAAACACAACCAGTTCTATGAAAGAAGACACCATTTCAAATTATGTACAACAGCGAGAAGGAATTCAAGAAAAGTCAAGTAAACAGATGGCGCATGAAGAAAAGAACAAGGCCATTGCAAAGGATCACATAGAAATTTCCAAAGGGGCTGAACCTAAGTCTTCACAGTCTATAATCGAAGAAAGCATCTCCAAAGAAAACCAAAGCAAGTTGGAGGAGCAGTCTTTATTTTCCCCTGATGAAGCAATAGTCGATAATGTAGACCAGCAAATTGAAGAAGTTTCTAATGGATCACAGACAGAAATGAAAGAGGCTGTACCAATGTTATACCCTGAGACCTCTGTCTGCTTATTGACTGACCCCCAGGATTCCCTCCAGTCACCTCCTGCAGTCAATCAGCAGTCTAGTCAGCAGCCCACTAAGTCTTTTATTCAAACCTTACATGAAAACGCCACTACTAAGACAGTTGAAAGTAGCAGTGAGCAAAGTCCTGACATTGCAGATAACTCTCCTGGAGACATAGAATCCcttctaataaaaaaaacaatagagaaAGATGACAGGGAAGCTATTGAAGATGAAGTCAGCAAGGTGTCAAAAGCTGCAGATGTGTTGCTGGGTTCAGGCACAAGAACAGAGCAGGTATCACAGGTTATCGGCAGTTTAGACAGCCCAGTCCTCAGTGCAGTCTTTGTACCTGAGAAGTCAGATGCAGTCAACTCCTCTGAAGGTTCTGATTGGCTCAGAGCTCTGAAGGAGGCAGCCTCCATGTCTCAGATCATTCCAGAGCACAGAGATGAGTCTACCTGTGGATCTACAGAAAACAGGTACATTTcatttgatgtttgtttttaaaatgagagCTTGTGAGGGAAATTGACTTTGTTGCACTCACAGATATGTCAAAAGAAATGTAGTGCTTTTCATTGGCACATTTacaaaaaagtatgttttattcTCATGTGACGTTTTGAGTGAAAATGGAGCCAAGTACAAGTACTACAGCCCATTATCTCCTGAGGGTGACCTCAACAGTGACATCAACTCATGCCCTTTAGGGCAAGAAAGAATCCTTTCATAcccacgcacaaacacacacttggCTTCACATATTTGAGCGCCACACTTGCATGCAAGGAGTTTTCATTGAGACAAACAAATGTGAGCAaaatttcttgttta encodes:
- the tacc2 gene encoding uncharacterized protein tacc2 isoform X11, with product MQSWRDYFCKPCSASVTSPQEDMEYRMGSCIGVARSQEGAPDNVVLFPPEETQSDMAAVHTDKVSTLKEKSATAENGSVHTDSVKAEAQVSADEEEKLRRQEEEDKEELEFPHDLLPSIDLDLSTELNLTWGTSLGCEQGSLGEMKNEAVALGGTANPLLAGLEHYMEASPPVVGLMKSCDGDEVSAETASLAQAHLSSESQQHVPSLSPLAAQMDYELQEALRECEDEMAALGISSHADTWTAGDLDRFYSVSDDKNQTEKAEVEKDFGSSSHKPAEFHEGCHGNEGAHTNDSTAGEEGVFSFRDYLLGRKQSNTCAAGAEDVKNIEDITENHTEEASQLSKAEQQKKSEIETKIDTAENIAGQQKTHTIWTGTQTTSEIDAEKETLTQDQSIQDICSLKNTLEGESSQDEDGINVIATQRETGIIQETNPSNEEVRSSEKAAQMIQNSDEIKIETHSQLISDLLACPSTQTAKHSGHTLHLEAKISIQPNIQKQVESGTHQQISGPIETNTKVGSSLDHQRQELGLPEQLSPEGKQLICSPPPEREAHLSLAEAPPALLLDSPEGPEQNDNQNQTDGPCKSISEGETIHHNHCTTGEVKHEKNVSAVVIDFCQATTAPEHEPIGRCDLETYPLEQENGPPLGGGAGALAPLWGNSHALSRAGAEEEEEEESALEWASAESTASTLLQITPMMPEMIESEGEKKRGEAFQSAAIILQAAERESAVLEANESPSSEETLSEFIAEKGQECTSVIFPDIKCSPVQKEEATEESCGNSTESEGKGGGLQIALSPAGDKDTGTVGTEDKALVTYSSPGVLGTCDWKVETSRSKERKGESEEEGKKASEGGAQNAAHAGRVSQTEAATETCPSHRITASPMATQDQSDLIHPVTAGTAPFPLTINRINDCDSISPPPPLSHINSTKTEAQREEEANLNRSPIASGADLPGSDRSLPPAASLENECLSEQANDQQVQCSSQTRTASCDTSVKTETQQQKQEITPTSEDTSRSTKLQINMRDIAASCTKMEGSPKGMQSSFENQNDTTLKCQMTECASLPPLMVFESLHHPVKEASFNFKGFLSISKPALPPQTELTTGQRNTDLDGAENEPTASEEEGKEKNGKQRENVEITFNESKDCREMTSTSQMQGATTVKLGENVNVNISSCEDDGKVTDENPDVSKRNPVSSLSAAGETTCITEDKDVVNETLEAIEVSKEKQENKEYLNATQTTTNNTNESASTEKNSVLLPDVSPQGGRNSSPAVDGEQADMTVSEGVEQRHTEILLATKKKLDEETDESKGCGLPEAGDIELTCPGNSENLVNDSREHESNPEKYTREVESKVKTSSMSPAAAPYIDSMCHCTQPDKKSNTEQLTTISEMQFLSKADKCDDMLPYQTESQFSNEMMKNDAADAGDKTVPSLPAAETTVPAQRDLSSATTQSTNSDARDVSVIVLKAPGPMLSHCESVNDCDIAVAGPGEDCSVNCVCDSDTEIAINITDKSNQQLDVNEEMLRSQNADDLLYSVGVSTQEIAASSGNHLLTTDRPVQAGDSPLMLKNPDIVVNAKMKQNDRYKGVGELEVVRKEKSEGHLNSVHDNDLCNAPTNATTENEVINKDTSEEFKHLKGGEDNKETKEKSNAKNETSASQEEGNEQKNGKQRNKGTRKEQVVMHIKEQKHNREETNSCETSCADEMLNSQPALTMQPSPNDEIKCDSLLMHLEDNLVVTLLTEEPVQHVSDNVKINKSVSKGSSQVKGGKLNREFVQENEVQNLKFIAEKDSKKSTNTSQEQKETAAKEKADQTQGENQTLINLFDLSGEKKLLDETIPRGKLQSSPMPDPGLSSEGIIEEALGCRGALTDKSPPVVDHTLSTLVNTSPERDHTQDPRCLSQPDLAFSQSQELQLQQKFMSAPEEMLSVSKGNVLENAETNSHANAEASEKQEKVVMHCSAEAPRSLNSTSESAMTEGYDKDFAEFNICPENEKKTIQTIDLNGGKFPVCGENNSNEIQTQSAPNMSVTASSASETLEVKLVIEATEAKEPAISASQESVSKHADCIKSQVSADEHGNVWNEIPDTKKGSEFPVNHSSGFSVIPTLSHHEAGLKTEEKCLDSVTTGNTEIRSDSMSDVAQMFTAEPSQIQQEKEFIFQSSDCQLSTTTSSASVLQKSIKEEKEISVDQAPTDALEPNTPISTPHSETAAWRMEQLNKHLSEQFPDGAQNTEEQNTQCSEQQLQHVRTCLDTENTTSSMKEDTISNYVQQREGIQEKSSKQMAHEEKNKAIAKDHIEISKGAEPKSSQSIIEESISKENQSKLEEQSLFSPDEAIVDNVDQQIEEVSNGSQTEMKEAVPMLYPETSVCLLTDPQDSLQSPPAVNQQSSQQPTKSFIQTLHENATTKTVESSSEQSPDIADNSPGDIESLLIKKTIEKDDREAIEDEVSKVSKAADVLLGSGTRTEQVSQVIGSLDSPVLSAVFVPEKSDAVNSSEGSDWLRALKEAASMSQIIPEHRDESTCGSTENRPFETFLSPQTDLEFQTPTEEYFPPAPEESFLPAPEESFPPAPEESFPPAPEASFPPAPEESFPPAPEESFPPAPEESFPPAPEENFPPAPEESFTPITKQPEEPPDCRSPLVEAAESSEPVPSPLSPLPQHDTAPALPAHLLQDTVEFPTPPPTPPDRAPPEPQTLPPTPSGLPEAPPAAPVPPQIQQLQHSEPSARSSDSDGAFETPESTTPVKSASPPVPPTEPPCTNSEALSQEHTASTADISASEAQDPNELQSPSRSQSIVFDEDKPIAASGTYNIDRLIVDDSFPESNFGSEPSSRAPLTRSLSLQSGELESPGDKSSGGTSDKPIHPRAESFSIGTESAPGTLRKVKKPRPGSLKKKPLSRQNSNPEHSSPKTVSSGSTPEEKKRGKPQPESPLQTQERPSSSPSPSPSPAGTLRRNRIKSRVESPPPLAEEVTVSSISSQLQPVLPDPVTEVPAVPDEESPIPPSASYKWDPDNFENIDPFHTGGSKVANSPVLGRKADFTSVSDTSVAVEEPRASSPAKEQPINTEEQPITKRQPVRLEFDYSEDSGEAPRSTPPPKNLGKKSGAKMPIRKPKLGIKKAPPPQTEQLDNAPVPALSNDIDDIPIPKGSYNFDPNKWDDPNFNPFSSSTGIPNSPHLSSGSYNFDSDSFDDSINPFKSSKKMGNLPPKAASFDKSSNDNENENDNIVELEDHNQNKPAKNKKKPLKSKSSNVSSLCCFFNTFRVKKSPKRTQITEPSAQCCPVCSPLSPSTSHTHNHLQEDSPDANPEPSQDHATDEEKLASSTNQKWTRHDVEVELNSDPQDFPQPTDFTAFVNENSLPAQSDVTDYEIEYMEKIGSSAPPLSVKKPTLYLKLDSVTDSPKKTSNMQDSEPNSPCTGSFEEMEAQISQGKSPVLPPRGAHDSMASEKSRKRDSQSQSRTQSNERDGASPIQGPMDPSDLPLLDRLSDSPAPLSYLEPDLAETNPTAFAQKLQEELVLAALRIEALQVAKNISQSPTLSSVSPQQRETASPADSGVSKSSLYSRTGYIEGESPHLPCDMDHSLGIAREEIVVKEKETMEWKRKYEESRREVEEMRRIVMEYEKTIAEMIDKSFVPLDPNTEGEQREKTLSHHTIQQLILEKDQALADLNSVEKSLADLFRRYEKMKDVLEGFRKNEDVLKKCAQEYLSRVRKEEQRYHALKIHAEEKLDKANSEIAQVRAKAKQEQAAYQASLRKEQMKVDSLERTLEQKNKEIEELTKICDELIAKMGKS